A window of Pirellula sp. SH-Sr6A contains these coding sequences:
- a CDS encoding DUF1559 domain-containing protein, producing MTRLRYRSARGFTLVELLVVIAIIGILVGLLLPAVQAAREAARRMQCSNSLKQIGLALHNYESSFKCFPAGNIVRVGSPMRGDGWTWHARILPFLEQTNLYNQVAPVMGTDIGGETSAEQTLAGRTTRLPFFQCPSHPDGVQNPSKSGYQLSTYNGVCGNTTFNDDQLDAATDIGYNGNGIFFMNSQVKFGGIPDGTSNTLMVAEVQDELRGAPNSNRMPGSDRRYNFSGNSDNNPPTDISEYLVGMETDDPINANTRDATGFFNNDGEYAGSYHTGGAQFAIGDGSVRFISQNINMTTYRALSTRNGGEVFDGDF from the coding sequence ATGACCCGTCTTCGGTATCGTTCTGCGCGCGGATTTACCCTGGTTGAACTGTTGGTTGTGATTGCCATCATTGGCATTTTGGTCGGACTCCTATTGCCTGCGGTCCAGGCTGCACGAGAAGCGGCCAGGAGAATGCAGTGCTCCAATAGCTTGAAGCAAATTGGACTGGCGCTGCATAACTACGAAAGCTCGTTCAAGTGCTTTCCTGCCGGCAACATCGTGCGGGTCGGGAGTCCTATGCGGGGGGACGGTTGGACCTGGCATGCCCGAATCCTTCCCTTTCTAGAGCAGACCAACCTTTACAACCAAGTGGCTCCAGTCATGGGCACTGACATTGGAGGAGAGACATCCGCCGAGCAAACGCTTGCAGGGCGAACGACTCGCCTTCCTTTTTTCCAATGCCCAAGTCACCCCGACGGAGTGCAGAATCCCTCGAAGAGCGGATATCAATTGAGCACTTACAATGGCGTGTGCGGCAACACCACGTTCAATGACGATCAGCTCGATGCGGCAACCGATATCGGTTACAACGGCAACGGAATCTTCTTCATGAATAGTCAGGTCAAGTTTGGAGGCATTCCAGACGGAACCTCGAACACGCTCATGGTCGCCGAAGTGCAAGATGAGCTGCGAGGGGCTCCCAACTCCAATCGCATGCCGGGCAGCGATCGTCGCTACAACTTCTCGGGCAATAGCGACAACAATCCTCCAACCGACATCTCCGAATATTTGGTCGGCATGGAAACGGATGACCCTATCAATGCCAACACACGAGATGCTACTGGGTTCTTCAACAACGATGGCGAATACGCAGGCAGCTATCACACAGGTGGGGCGCAGTTCGCGATCGGAGATGGTTCCGTTCGTTTCATTTCGCAGAACATCAACATGACCACCTATCGAGCGCTTTCCACTCGAAATGGCGGAGAAGTATTCGATGGGGATTTCTAA
- a CDS encoding RNA polymerase sigma factor, whose protein sequence is MTSEPFTSQESENALEPEQLIQEFQASVWRYLRAMGCEQSLADDLTQETFIAVLRRPFVQISPSATASYLRRVAYHLLVTYRRKHRRMTTTDAMDALDEQWVRWAGEEGRGGEVFDALAECFSRLTARAQLSLKMRFSEDATRESIAQTLGITEHGAKNLMQRAKAQLRQCMDGKLQGG, encoded by the coding sequence TTGACGAGCGAACCCTTCACCTCGCAAGAATCCGAAAACGCCCTCGAACCCGAGCAACTCATTCAAGAGTTTCAAGCATCGGTCTGGAGGTACTTGCGCGCGATGGGTTGTGAGCAATCCTTGGCCGATGACTTAACCCAGGAAACTTTTATCGCTGTTTTGAGGCGGCCGTTTGTCCAGATCAGTCCATCGGCGACTGCGAGTTACTTGCGACGTGTTGCATATCACTTGCTGGTTACCTATCGCCGAAAACATCGGAGAATGACCACGACCGATGCGATGGATGCGCTGGATGAGCAGTGGGTCCGTTGGGCAGGAGAGGAAGGTCGTGGAGGTGAAGTCTTTGATGCGCTCGCCGAGTGTTTTTCGAGGCTTACGGCCCGTGCCCAATTATCCTTGAAGATGCGATTTAGCGAGGATGCCACACGGGAGAGCATCGCACAGACGCTCGGTATCACCGAGCATGGCGCAAAAAACTTAATGCAGCGTGCCAAAGCACAGCTGAGGCAATGTATGGACGGGAAACTACAAGGTGGCTAA
- a CDS encoding BBP7 family outer membrane beta-barrel protein, whose product MNRLLALFFVATVAGGTALGQNQGTRLAATSSVRSSGDAVTARSSNVPRPAPSRRVPARLVADQSLLESAPVEGEVIYEDSAEPMVIGDSYSPEAGLAAIGAGCASCDGDGCSTCGVGGPLEFDLCNPYGFDGRQLCICLPSHGWASVEYLMWYASGMESPALVTTSPVPTAQASAGVLPSATTLYGGDNNILTDRLNGMRVRFGWWFVNNPNLGLEGEYVGTANESETFDRNSNGNPILARPFYNVLTGREDAELVAFPSVVSGRIRTEAESQFTGAAVRFRRQLCCSSGCGISPLTCGPVPAQSRIDATLGWRYFELEEGLAIREDLSSLDTANPGSFVLNDSFRTRNQFNGAELGVMWQGRRGYWSLDSYMRLGLGNTRQMVTIAGNTQTTANGATTTANGGLLAQRTNIGTYTRDQFGVVPEIGATVGYQLTQRLRLTAGYTFIYWSNVVRPGDQIDTSVNPNLLPPENPTQTTFLNPRFAFQDSDYLIQGLSLGGDYRW is encoded by the coding sequence GTGAATCGCTTACTCGCACTCTTTTTCGTTGCGACGGTTGCAGGGGGGACTGCACTGGGTCAAAACCAAGGAACGCGTCTAGCTGCGACTTCGTCAGTGAGGAGTAGTGGTGATGCTGTTACCGCTCGATCGAGTAACGTGCCTCGCCCCGCTCCCAGCCGACGCGTCCCAGCCAGACTGGTTGCTGACCAAAGCCTCCTGGAATCTGCCCCTGTCGAAGGGGAAGTGATTTACGAAGATTCCGCGGAACCGATGGTGATCGGTGATAGCTATTCGCCAGAAGCGGGGCTCGCTGCCATCGGCGCGGGTTGTGCCTCGTGCGACGGCGACGGCTGCTCGACCTGCGGTGTAGGTGGCCCGCTCGAGTTTGACCTTTGCAATCCCTACGGCTTTGATGGCCGGCAGCTCTGCATCTGCCTCCCGTCGCACGGCTGGGCCAGCGTCGAATACTTGATGTGGTACGCATCGGGCATGGAATCACCAGCCCTCGTCACCACGTCGCCTGTTCCGACAGCTCAGGCCTCCGCAGGGGTTCTGCCCAGTGCAACAACCCTCTATGGCGGTGACAATAACATCTTGACTGACCGCCTCAACGGTATGCGAGTTCGCTTTGGATGGTGGTTTGTGAACAATCCGAACCTGGGACTCGAAGGAGAATATGTCGGAACCGCCAACGAAAGCGAAACCTTCGATCGAAACTCGAACGGCAATCCGATCCTGGCTCGACCTTTCTACAATGTCCTGACAGGTCGCGAAGACGCAGAACTGGTCGCCTTTCCAAGCGTTGTCTCGGGTCGCATCCGAACGGAAGCAGAATCGCAATTCACCGGTGCAGCCGTTCGCTTTCGACGTCAACTTTGCTGCAGCAGTGGTTGCGGGATCTCGCCTCTCACCTGCGGTCCTGTTCCTGCTCAAAGCCGGATCGACGCAACCTTGGGATGGCGATACTTCGAACTCGAAGAAGGACTAGCTATTCGAGAGGATCTTTCGTCCCTCGACACGGCGAATCCCGGCAGCTTTGTCCTCAACGACAGCTTCCGAACCCGAAATCAGTTCAATGGTGCTGAGCTCGGTGTGATGTGGCAAGGACGACGCGGATACTGGTCGCTAGATTCCTACATGCGATTGGGCTTGGGCAACACGCGACAAATGGTCACCATCGCAGGTAACACACAAACGACCGCAAATGGCGCTACCACCACCGCAAACGGAGGTCTGCTAGCACAACGCACCAACATCGGCACCTACACACGCGATCAGTTCGGTGTCGTGCCTGAGATCGGTGCAACCGTTGGCTATCAATTGACGCAACGACTGCGACTCACCGCCGGCTACACCTTCATCTACTGGAGCAACGTAGTTCGCCCAGGGGACCAAATCGATACATCCGTTAATCCCAACCTCCTTCCTCCCGAAAATCCCACACAAACTACATTCTTGAACCCCAGGTTTGCCTTCCAAGATTCCGATTACTTAATCCAAGGCCTAAGCCTCGGTGGCGACTATCGCTGGTAG
- a CDS encoding DUF1549 domain-containing protein, which produces MPLAAWVVLAGTFVPGAVGAEKPGAVTLPPQVEKIDLAMQAGWADAGVKPSPVEDELKWCRRVYLDLIGRIPSFEELAEFAKDKAPSKKLNLVQKLLNDDRYTEEYANHWGTVWTNVLIGRNGGMEDRTLTDRSGMQKYLRDCFARNKPYNDMVYELVTATGSTKPGTEGFNGATNFLAMKVNEEDGTQATAAVSRIFLGLQVQCTQCHNHPFNQWKQQKFWEFNAFFRQTRALRKFVAGTRDVDHAELINQDFAGEGGRPDQAEIYFQLRNGLTKVAYPVFIDGTEIGKSGFVEQVNRREELGQLMMQSPFLDKAIVNRMWSHFLGYGFTKPIDDLGPHSPTSFPELFEELSSDFRNTSYDLKQLMVWITMSQPYQLSSRMTSNNETDDPSQGETPKFSHFYTRQMSAEQLFQSLAVATQANRKGSLEEQARRRDEWMKQFVVAFGTDEGDETTTFNGSIPQSLMMFNGELIREAISTDPGSWLGSIAQQKGSVAEKVQILFLTGLGRRPRSEELSIANQLLVARKNDMGGMLQDMWWAILNSNEFIFNH; this is translated from the coding sequence ATGCCTTTGGCTGCGTGGGTCGTGCTCGCGGGGACGTTCGTCCCTGGCGCGGTGGGAGCGGAAAAGCCGGGGGCGGTGACGTTGCCCCCTCAGGTCGAAAAAATTGACCTCGCGATGCAGGCAGGATGGGCGGATGCGGGTGTGAAACCTTCGCCGGTCGAGGACGAGCTTAAATGGTGCCGCCGCGTTTATTTGGATCTGATTGGACGGATACCCAGTTTCGAGGAATTGGCGGAATTCGCCAAAGACAAGGCTCCTTCGAAGAAACTGAACTTGGTTCAGAAGCTTTTGAACGACGATCGCTACACGGAAGAATATGCAAATCATTGGGGGACAGTTTGGACAAACGTTCTCATCGGTCGAAACGGCGGCATGGAAGATCGAACGCTCACGGATCGTTCCGGTATGCAGAAGTACTTGCGAGATTGCTTTGCGAGAAATAAGCCTTACAACGACATGGTGTACGAATTGGTTACGGCCACGGGATCGACAAAGCCTGGAACCGAGGGGTTCAATGGTGCGACGAATTTCTTGGCGATGAAAGTCAACGAGGAGGATGGAACGCAGGCTACTGCAGCGGTGTCTCGCATTTTCTTGGGATTGCAGGTTCAGTGCACGCAGTGCCATAACCATCCGTTCAATCAGTGGAAGCAACAGAAGTTTTGGGAGTTCAATGCTTTCTTTCGGCAAACCCGAGCGCTGCGAAAGTTTGTCGCGGGGACTCGGGATGTGGACCACGCTGAGTTGATTAATCAGGATTTTGCTGGAGAGGGGGGGCGTCCTGATCAGGCGGAAATATATTTTCAGCTTCGCAATGGCTTGACGAAGGTTGCTTATCCCGTGTTCATCGATGGGACCGAAATCGGGAAGAGCGGATTTGTGGAGCAAGTCAATCGCCGTGAGGAGCTGGGGCAGCTCATGATGCAGAGTCCATTCTTGGACAAAGCGATTGTCAATCGAATGTGGTCCCACTTCCTGGGCTATGGCTTTACGAAGCCGATCGACGATCTTGGTCCGCACAGCCCGACCTCATTTCCCGAATTGTTTGAGGAGCTTTCGAGTGATTTTCGGAACACGAGTTACGACCTCAAGCAATTGATGGTGTGGATCACCATGTCGCAACCTTATCAGCTATCGTCGCGCATGACGAGCAACAACGAGACAGATGACCCGAGCCAGGGAGAGACACCCAAGTTTTCGCACTTCTATACTCGGCAGATGAGTGCTGAGCAGTTGTTTCAATCTTTAGCGGTAGCAACCCAGGCCAATCGCAAGGGGAGCTTGGAGGAGCAAGCGCGTCGTCGCGACGAATGGATGAAGCAGTTTGTGGTTGCATTCGGAACCGACGAAGGAGACGAGACCACGACCTTCAATGGCTCGATCCCCCAGAGTTTGATGATGTTCAATGGGGAATTGATTCGAGAAGCGATTTCGACAGATCCGGGGAGTTGGCTCGGATCGATTGCTCAGCAGAAAGGGAGTGTCGCGGAGAAAGTCCAGATCCTGTTTTTGACGGGTCTGGGTAGGCGGCCTCGCAGCGAAGAGCTTTCCATAGCCAATCAGCTTTTGGTAGCCCGAAAGAATGATATGGGAGGCATGTTACAAGATATGTGGTGGGCGATTCTGAACAGCAACGAGTTCATATTCAATCACTAA
- a CDS encoding OsmC family protein: MNLQELKAIQAPLKEGYRAHPETAIVSMIAMGEAKVGDQQCVVPSPSGMITAGLHRAAGGTGNEACSVEILLEALVACAGVTLGAVATNMELRIQSCQIQASATMDFRGTLGVDRSAPVGITSVELEFIIESSEPSESIDKLVSLTERYCVIYQTLRAATPVQTVVQRR, translated from the coding sequence ATGAATCTCCAAGAACTAAAAGCAATCCAAGCACCTCTCAAAGAAGGTTATCGAGCCCATCCAGAAACCGCGATCGTCAGCATGATCGCTATGGGCGAAGCGAAGGTTGGGGACCAACAGTGTGTTGTCCCCTCTCCCAGTGGAATGATCACTGCGGGATTGCATCGAGCCGCAGGAGGAACCGGGAACGAAGCGTGCAGCGTGGAGATCCTATTGGAGGCATTGGTCGCCTGCGCCGGTGTTACTCTTGGGGCGGTCGCGACAAATATGGAACTGCGAATTCAATCCTGCCAAATCCAAGCTAGTGCAACGATGGATTTTCGAGGGACACTCGGTGTCGATCGATCGGCACCGGTCGGGATCACTTCCGTCGAGCTCGAATTCATCATCGAAAGCTCGGAGCCATCCGAGTCGATCGACAAACTCGTTTCTCTTACCGAGCGCTATTGCGTGATCTACCAAACGCTTCGAGCCGCCACACCGGTGCAGACGGTTGTTCAGCGACGATAA
- a CDS encoding AI-2E family transporter produces the protein MARYISFAVLLGIIVVIGALFYKVMIGFFIPVFLAAVLVVVFRPLHRWVCSKVGERDHVSAGITTTLIVLIVLIPAGLVLTMAAIQGAGLVADVARIPSSIQVGLAQLRKNKWVNLEYPHADIVREIQSKIDDIQNEVTTQRSLTGLMEQSGLVQGDIKVIRRQLDELVPRLREFSLREIERQILDSRGSASTETGLHSELAKVFLDADQLLEGVISGRSKPNLPNDESIPQTDLGIVTKPAIDDSFVLVRSSKLPELSGFDAVELEAIKQSRTKYMDTAIKWMESKDRMLAALDRLASGSAADMVELQRESLSLSQEWSSVKETLYGGEWLGLLKELANPTPEQVRMMTQSTIEYLQPKLLSFTGDSAAFLVRLGIGAAILLLSLYFFLCDGPAMIRSIMELSPLDDRYELELLAEFDRISRAIVLATVLSALLQGLTAGIGYYFVGMPSLILLTALTCTCALVPFVGPAIVWVPVCFYLAVYQENLTAAIGLGIWGSLVVASVDNVVKMLVLHGQSQLHPLLALLSVLGGIQALGPIGILIGPMVVVLLQTLLGILRQELGKFKKQDDGSDITEADIRDLSVMIRKPKLKSKSSKNLPDSEAAPKATPEAT, from the coding sequence ATGGCTCGTTACATATCGTTTGCTGTTCTTTTGGGCATCATCGTGGTCATCGGGGCCTTGTTCTACAAGGTCATGATTGGATTTTTTATCCCCGTTTTTTTGGCAGCTGTATTGGTTGTGGTCTTTCGGCCATTGCATCGCTGGGTCTGTTCCAAGGTGGGCGAGCGAGACCATGTGAGCGCGGGTATCACGACGACATTGATTGTATTGATTGTCCTCATCCCAGCTGGACTCGTTTTAACCATGGCGGCCATTCAAGGCGCTGGCTTGGTCGCAGACGTCGCTCGCATTCCATCGAGTATACAGGTGGGATTGGCGCAACTTCGAAAGAACAAATGGGTGAACCTAGAGTACCCCCATGCCGATATCGTTCGCGAGATTCAAAGCAAAATCGACGACATCCAAAATGAAGTAACCACCCAGCGTTCTTTAACAGGACTCATGGAACAATCCGGGCTGGTTCAGGGTGACATCAAGGTAATACGAAGGCAGCTTGATGAACTCGTACCCCGACTTCGCGAGTTCTCCCTCCGCGAAATCGAACGCCAGATCTTGGACTCGCGCGGTAGCGCTTCCACCGAAACGGGTCTCCATTCGGAGTTGGCCAAAGTGTTCCTCGACGCCGATCAACTCCTGGAAGGTGTTATCTCCGGGCGTTCCAAACCAAATCTCCCCAACGACGAATCGATTCCACAAACCGATCTTGGAATTGTGACCAAACCGGCCATCGATGACAGTTTTGTATTGGTGCGATCGAGCAAACTGCCGGAACTCAGTGGATTTGATGCCGTTGAGCTGGAAGCGATCAAACAATCGCGAACCAAATATATGGATACCGCGATCAAATGGATGGAATCTAAAGATCGGATGCTGGCCGCATTGGATAGGCTCGCGTCCGGTAGCGCCGCAGACATGGTCGAACTCCAACGCGAATCCTTGAGCCTATCCCAAGAATGGTCTTCGGTGAAAGAGACTTTGTACGGAGGTGAGTGGCTCGGATTGCTCAAAGAACTGGCCAACCCAACTCCTGAGCAAGTGCGAATGATGACGCAGTCCACCATCGAGTATCTGCAACCAAAGCTCCTCTCGTTTACGGGCGACTCCGCTGCGTTTCTCGTCAGACTCGGAATTGGAGCGGCGATCCTACTGCTATCACTCTACTTCTTTCTGTGCGATGGTCCTGCGATGATTCGAAGCATCATGGAGCTTAGCCCCCTGGATGATCGATATGAGCTGGAACTCCTTGCAGAATTCGATCGCATCTCCCGGGCGATCGTATTGGCAACCGTTCTGTCTGCATTGCTACAAGGGCTTACAGCAGGAATCGGATACTACTTCGTCGGAATGCCTTCTCTCATTCTTCTAACGGCTCTGACCTGCACTTGCGCTTTGGTTCCTTTCGTCGGCCCCGCCATCGTTTGGGTCCCTGTCTGCTTTTACCTAGCCGTTTATCAGGAGAACCTCACAGCCGCAATCGGCCTTGGGATCTGGGGATCGCTCGTGGTCGCCAGCGTCGACAATGTCGTCAAGATGCTCGTATTGCACGGTCAAAGTCAGCTCCACCCATTGCTGGCTCTGCTGAGCGTGCTCGGTGGAATCCAAGCGCTGGGACCCATCGGTATCCTTATCGGTCCCATGGTCGTGGTCCTGTTGCAGACTCTGCTTGGGATCCTCCGACAAGAACTTGGGAAATTCAAAAAGCAAGATGACGGCTCCGATATTACCGAAGCCGACATACGCGACCTAAGCGTGATGATCCGGAAACCCAAATTGAAATCCAAGTCCTCGAAGAACCTCCCGGACTCGGAGGCTGCCCCCAAAGCCACTCCAGAGGCCACCTAA
- a CDS encoding DUF1549 domain-containing protein, which yields MAKNPFDPERNGKPFPPSRAGEFMLNSLLRDLLQGNTPPDLEQRILLKLRAKQMGLVEPPPASRRRPIYSDDVLDEALGAAQADVEFVSDGQFKTVLQARRRGSLAQEPDMLRVHPRPWEYRWVRRSAALLTLAASCAGIWLGYEALLSSRTTENDVVSLDTPQLPSMTKQDETNQEGEGDRSSPVETNNAIVAAPPARSEQVPPIESSRENEDRFKWVVTLPQPSAIPSPALTKIVDAQLDQVWKRVGVEVRKEPIGESWMHRVSLAAVGRMPTAAEREAFRADKGVDRTERFVNRLIESEEFTIHWSRMLAEHYLGTELHSLKSQPAALQQFVDWIQEGLAKDRRIQQLESTLALERNQVAESWSDYWWNDIMMRESAIAGDMEKNSKIKRRFSSLDAPIVGVAASLLHRSGNTLVACTQCHAANDRALSNWGNDSMVKSDLFWSFPAELTKVSARRKPSAARNASNENDTFFYEDPAGKMVMAEPGLPIDDVDSSKRIKIADWLEQSRDARAGLVELVWSKIFHQPLVPAFGLTESEASEERTDLRSLLCSQLQANGSVRDLVASLLLTDAMRTPEAKPTASWYLQASDELLTEYHRRSRLFAFVPSVALTTSQSARHTASEVAKWVVPNNGRSDGSLLAQADVNKSNGIGSSKPLSMQMSDEQLLYLLSVAKPYAKLEEFVERVAKPGLEWNDQVNHLYLLMDGRFPNRIERTDASRFYEFTGGDAKQALRLLAISRHGSY from the coding sequence GTGGCTAAGAATCCATTTGATCCAGAGCGAAACGGAAAGCCCTTCCCGCCGTCCCGGGCAGGGGAGTTCATGCTCAATTCGCTATTAAGGGACCTGCTCCAGGGAAATACCCCCCCCGACTTGGAGCAGCGCATTCTGCTCAAGCTTCGAGCCAAGCAGATGGGCTTGGTCGAGCCCCCTCCCGCCAGCCGTCGAAGGCCGATTTATAGTGATGACGTTCTTGATGAGGCATTGGGGGCAGCTCAAGCCGATGTCGAATTCGTCTCAGACGGACAGTTCAAGACGGTCCTGCAGGCGCGACGTCGCGGGAGCCTTGCTCAAGAACCGGATATGCTGCGGGTCCATCCGCGTCCCTGGGAGTATCGTTGGGTTCGGCGGAGTGCTGCGCTGTTGACTTTGGCGGCGTCTTGCGCTGGCATTTGGTTAGGATATGAAGCACTTCTATCCAGTCGAACCACTGAAAATGACGTCGTATCGCTCGATACTCCTCAGCTTCCCTCGATGACCAAGCAGGATGAAACCAACCAAGAAGGCGAGGGAGATCGCAGTTCCCCTGTAGAAACGAACAATGCGATTGTCGCTGCACCGCCAGCACGTTCGGAACAGGTCCCCCCGATTGAATCGTCGAGGGAGAACGAGGACCGGTTCAAGTGGGTTGTGACCCTGCCGCAACCTTCTGCGATTCCCTCGCCTGCGTTGACCAAGATCGTCGATGCGCAGCTTGACCAGGTTTGGAAGCGAGTCGGAGTCGAGGTTCGAAAAGAGCCAATAGGTGAATCATGGATGCATCGAGTCTCGTTGGCCGCCGTAGGGCGAATGCCGACCGCGGCGGAGCGTGAGGCGTTTCGAGCTGACAAGGGAGTCGACCGAACGGAACGCTTCGTGAACCGTCTGATCGAATCCGAGGAGTTCACCATCCATTGGAGTCGGATGCTCGCCGAGCATTATTTGGGGACCGAGCTGCATTCGCTCAAAAGTCAGCCCGCTGCCTTGCAGCAATTCGTGGACTGGATTCAAGAGGGGTTGGCTAAGGATCGCCGGATCCAGCAGTTGGAATCCACCTTGGCGTTGGAGAGAAACCAAGTCGCCGAGAGCTGGTCGGATTATTGGTGGAACGACATCATGATGCGTGAGTCCGCCATCGCAGGTGACATGGAAAAGAATTCCAAGATCAAACGTCGATTCAGTTCTTTGGATGCTCCGATCGTTGGAGTGGCTGCGAGTCTTTTACACCGCAGCGGTAACACGTTGGTGGCATGTACCCAGTGCCATGCGGCGAACGATCGGGCGCTGTCGAACTGGGGAAATGATTCGATGGTGAAGTCCGATTTGTTCTGGAGCTTCCCGGCCGAACTCACGAAGGTATCTGCTCGCCGAAAGCCGTCTGCCGCGAGGAATGCTTCCAACGAGAATGATACTTTTTTCTATGAAGACCCGGCGGGAAAGATGGTCATGGCAGAGCCGGGGCTCCCCATTGACGATGTAGACTCGAGTAAACGAATCAAGATCGCCGATTGGCTGGAGCAGTCTCGTGACGCGCGAGCCGGTTTGGTCGAGCTCGTCTGGTCGAAGATTTTTCATCAACCCTTGGTACCTGCATTTGGCCTGACAGAGTCGGAAGCGTCCGAGGAACGCACGGATCTCCGATCCCTTCTTTGCAGTCAATTGCAAGCCAATGGCAGCGTCCGAGATTTGGTCGCGTCCCTTCTTTTGACCGATGCCATGAGGACTCCGGAAGCCAAGCCGACGGCAAGTTGGTATCTCCAAGCCAGCGACGAGTTGCTCACCGAATACCATCGCCGATCGAGGTTGTTTGCTTTCGTACCGTCCGTGGCACTGACTACCTCCCAATCGGCTCGTCATACCGCGAGCGAAGTTGCAAAATGGGTTGTGCCGAACAACGGCCGATCGGATGGTTCGCTCCTGGCGCAGGCGGACGTCAATAAGTCCAATGGAATTGGTTCCTCGAAGCCTTTGTCGATGCAAATGTCCGACGAACAGCTCTTGTACTTGCTTTCCGTTGCGAAGCCGTACGCGAAGCTAGAAGAGTTTGTCGAACGCGTTGCGAAGCCAGGGTTGGAATGGAACGACCAGGTGAACCACTTGTATTTATTGATGGATGGACGGTTTCCGAATCGGATCGAGCGAACGGATGCGTCCCGTTTCTACGAGTTCACGGGTGGTGATGCAAAGCAAGCACTAAGGCTCCTCGCCATCAGCCGTCATGGAAGCTACTAA
- a CDS encoding DUF1501 domain-containing protein yields MWSRFATPVGMNRRHFMSHMAGAATMMGASLSLGHSLRVHADTLKKNRKSCVLLWMGGGPSSMDIWDLKPGTDNGGPFKTISTSGDVEICEHMPLMAKQMHHMAIVRSMSTREADHNRGRYYMHTGYVPDANVDYPSYGAVIAHELMVQRPELEIPPFVSVGGASEGPGFLGMSWAPFSVSSNGRVRNLEMSLAKDRLMQRQIALKTIEDSFIGQKRGGVVEDHRKVLGKTFDLLTSAQMQAFEVDKEPKEVKEKYGENNFGQGCLLARRLVEAGVPFVEVDLGGWDNHQGIFRTLENDRLPVLDRAMASLTEDLEQRGLLQDTVIVWMGEFGRTPRINADAGRDHWARAWSVVVGGGGIKGGQAVGGTNEDGTEITGDPYSSEDLMASVCHALGISLETTFTSKSGRPMKIANSGKIIKDLFT; encoded by the coding sequence ATGTGGTCACGATTTGCAACACCGGTTGGGATGAATCGTCGGCACTTCATGTCGCACATGGCTGGAGCCGCGACGATGATGGGAGCTTCGTTGTCATTAGGCCATTCGCTGCGAGTCCACGCAGATACGCTGAAGAAGAATCGCAAGTCTTGCGTGTTGTTGTGGATGGGAGGCGGTCCAAGCTCGATGGACATATGGGACTTAAAGCCGGGTACCGATAATGGCGGACCGTTTAAGACCATTTCCACATCGGGGGATGTTGAGATCTGTGAACATATGCCGTTGATGGCAAAGCAAATGCATCACATGGCGATCGTTCGATCGATGAGCACGCGCGAAGCCGACCACAACCGAGGCAGGTATTACATGCACACCGGATATGTGCCTGACGCGAATGTGGATTATCCAAGTTATGGTGCGGTGATTGCGCATGAGTTGATGGTCCAGCGGCCGGAATTGGAGATTCCTCCTTTCGTTTCCGTTGGTGGCGCGAGCGAAGGGCCTGGATTCTTAGGGATGTCCTGGGCACCGTTCAGTGTTTCTAGCAACGGCCGTGTTCGCAATTTGGAGATGAGTTTGGCAAAGGATCGACTGATGCAGCGCCAGATTGCATTGAAGACGATCGAAGACTCGTTTATTGGTCAGAAGCGGGGAGGTGTTGTCGAAGACCACCGCAAGGTTTTGGGCAAGACCTTTGATTTGTTGACCAGCGCGCAGATGCAGGCGTTCGAGGTGGACAAAGAGCCTAAGGAAGTGAAGGAGAAGTACGGCGAGAACAACTTCGGCCAAGGATGTTTGCTGGCCCGGAGGTTGGTGGAGGCGGGCGTTCCGTTCGTGGAAGTCGATTTGGGTGGTTGGGACAATCATCAAGGCATCTTTAGGACTCTCGAAAATGATCGCTTGCCCGTATTGGACCGGGCCATGGCTTCTCTCACTGAAGACCTCGAGCAGAGGGGATTGCTGCAAGACACGGTTATTGTTTGGATGGGTGAGTTCGGAAGAACGCCGCGAATCAATGCGGACGCAGGGCGAGATCACTGGGCGAGGGCTTGGAGCGTGGTCGTCGGGGGCGGTGGGATCAAGGGGGGGCAGGCTGTTGGGGGAACCAACGAAGATGGAACCGAAATCACTGGAGATCCGTATTCCTCGGAAGACCTCATGGCTTCCGTTTGTCACGCATTAGGAATATCCTTGGAGACGACCTTTACGAGCAAGAGCGGTCGTCCCATGAAGATTGCCAATAGTGGCAAGATTATCAAAGACCTATTTACCTAA